From Posidoniimonas corsicana, one genomic window encodes:
- a CDS encoding DUF480 domain-containing protein gives MQAVDPGEGPKWKPLERNERRVLGVLVEKAKTTPSAYPLTLNALRTGSNQKSNRFPSMELEEHHIEDAVESLQKQGAVTRLQGDGRTEKFRHHAYEWLGVDKVELAVMAELLLRGAQTLGELRARASRMEPIKTQGDLQPIVNALVERGLMVYLTPPGRGAVVTHNLYQPQELEKVQREHGGGLPSQPVVQPAPPTPPPTSVRPNEAPSAAPEVMQPGFREDPPAPAPRTADDSDLRDQIEQLRGELAELREEYKSEVADLRSELEDVLRQLTG, from the coding sequence ATGCAGGCAGTCGACCCGGGCGAGGGCCCCAAGTGGAAACCGCTGGAGCGGAACGAGCGCCGTGTGCTGGGCGTGCTGGTCGAGAAAGCTAAGACCACGCCGTCCGCCTACCCGCTGACGCTCAACGCGCTGCGCACCGGCAGCAACCAGAAGAGCAACCGCTTCCCGTCGATGGAGCTCGAGGAGCACCACATCGAGGACGCGGTGGAGAGCCTGCAGAAGCAGGGCGCCGTGACCCGCCTGCAGGGCGACGGCCGCACCGAGAAGTTCCGCCACCACGCGTACGAGTGGCTGGGCGTGGACAAGGTCGAGCTGGCCGTGATGGCCGAGCTGCTGCTGCGCGGCGCCCAGACGCTCGGCGAGCTCCGCGCCCGCGCGTCCCGCATGGAGCCGATCAAGACCCAGGGCGACCTGCAGCCCATCGTCAATGCGCTGGTCGAGCGTGGTCTGATGGTCTACCTCACCCCTCCCGGCCGCGGCGCCGTGGTGACCCACAACCTGTACCAGCCGCAGGAGCTGGAGAAGGTGCAGCGCGAGCACGGCGGCGGCCTGCCGTCGCAGCCTGTCGTGCAGCCGGCGCCGCCAACGCCGCCGCCCACTTCTGTGCGGCCCAACGAGGCGCCCTCCGCCGCGCCGGAGGTGATGCAGCCCGGCTTCCGCGAGGACCCGCCGGCGCCGGCGCCGCGGACGGCGGACGATTCGGACCTGCGGGACCAGATCGAGCAGCTCCGCGGCGAGCTCGCCGAGCTCCGCGAGGAGTACAAGTCGGAGGTCGCGGACCTGCGTTCCGAACTCGAGGACGTGCTGCGGCAACTCACCGGCTGA